A stretch of Kyrpidia spormannii DNA encodes these proteins:
- the purE gene encoding 5-(carboxyamino)imidazole ribonucleotide mutase, which translates to MSQRVLIVMGSDSDLKVMKGACDALDALGVEYEVRISSAHRVPDKTARLAREAAAGGFGAIIAGAGGAAHLPGVVAANTVLPVIGVPIESGGLGGVDALYAIVQMPRGIPVATVAVNGAYNAGLLAAQILAAGDPELGRRLVAYRESLAAQVEKKDDDLQRLGVAGYLAGRA; encoded by the coding sequence GTGAGTCAGCGGGTACTGATCGTGATGGGCAGTGATTCGGATCTCAAAGTCATGAAAGGGGCCTGCGATGCCCTCGATGCTCTCGGGGTCGAATACGAAGTTCGCATTTCTTCGGCGCATCGGGTGCCGGACAAGACGGCCCGGCTGGCCCGCGAGGCGGCGGCAGGCGGCTTCGGAGCGATTATCGCCGGGGCCGGCGGGGCGGCTCATCTCCCCGGGGTCGTGGCGGCGAATACGGTGCTGCCGGTCATCGGCGTCCCGATTGAGAGCGGGGGCCTAGGTGGAGTGGACGCCCTGTATGCCATCGTGCAGATGCCCCGGGGGATCCCCGTGGCCACCGTGGCCGTGAACGGGGCGTACAACGCCGGGCTCTTGGCGGCACAGATTCTGGCGGCGGGCGACCCGGAGTTGGGCCGGCGCCTGGTGGCGTACCGGGAATCTTTGGCCGCCCAGGTGGAGAAAAAAGACGACGACCTGCAGCGCCTGGGCGTGGCGGGGTATTTGGCCGGGCGAGCCTAG
- a CDS encoding CLC_0170 family protein → MEAWWSDAGYISALFILTGLAVLRFDVRPFTDRHMVREAAWARGIGWLNVAAGILLYIARWVHDRWWF, encoded by the coding sequence ATGGAAGCTTGGTGGAGCGACGCCGGGTATATCTCTGCCCTGTTCATTCTCACCGGTCTTGCGGTACTGCGGTTTGACGTCAGACCCTTTACAGACCGCCATATGGTCCGGGAGGCCGCCTGGGCCCGGGGGATCGGATGGCTGAATGTAGCCGCCGGCATTCTTCTGTATATCGCCAGGTGGGTTCACGATCGATGGTGGTTTTGA
- a CDS encoding Ger(x)C family spore germination protein, with translation MKGRRWRLRAGRNRDLRPPSGGLAEPGRGLHAPGRCFRTGTRVMGVVGLCALMLPLLTGCWDRLELEQRAMILGIAVDEATPADLRQAGTTRKLSRPPRGGGAAPVRLTAQIAVPGRIPLGPGDGGGGGSGGGGGGGGAAGQRPVWVLSASGYTMEDAVSNLQNQVAEPLFWGHLRILIMSEAVARRGPSPISDWLRRNAEIRRTLWLTVSRGEAGALMQATPPLERVPALYLWSALAKAQQLGRLPLGHANIFWRALSTTGQEPSLPYLELRQQQNIFIRGLAYFRGNQMIGTLNPWEVGVFMTVKGLNPAGYSAYVQVPGTGQFVMIRSTLRKSHLEVFWAQNRPGIRVRSHVEAMALEKTGRQINLSSVAQMRAVEASAARDLTREIQDLIGRTQRDRCDIFGFGELVRAQMYDYWQHNVRTKADWDRIYAEMPVEVEVTVNLRRTGTLNR, from the coding sequence ATGAAGGGTCGACGGTGGCGCCTCCGGGCGGGTCGTAATCGGGATCTGAGGCCGCCCTCCGGAGGCCTGGCTGAGCCGGGGCGGGGGCTGCACGCCCCGGGGAGATGTTTCCGGACAGGGACACGGGTGATGGGGGTCGTCGGCCTCTGTGCGCTCATGCTGCCTCTCCTCACCGGGTGCTGGGACCGGCTGGAACTTGAACAGAGGGCCATGATTCTCGGGATCGCGGTGGATGAAGCCACCCCTGCAGATCTGCGGCAGGCCGGAACGACCCGCAAGTTGAGCCGGCCACCCCGGGGTGGTGGGGCGGCTCCGGTGCGCCTGACCGCCCAGATCGCCGTGCCCGGGCGGATACCTTTGGGGCCGGGCGATGGCGGCGGCGGGGGGAGCGGGGGTGGGGGCGGAGGAGGCGGAGCCGCCGGGCAGCGCCCGGTGTGGGTGCTTTCTGCCTCTGGATACACCATGGAAGATGCGGTGTCCAACTTGCAGAATCAGGTGGCCGAACCCCTTTTCTGGGGGCACCTGCGCATCCTCATCATGTCCGAGGCTGTGGCCCGGCGAGGGCCCTCGCCGATCAGCGATTGGTTGCGGCGAAACGCGGAGATCCGGAGGACCTTGTGGCTCACGGTGTCGAGAGGGGAAGCCGGGGCACTGATGCAGGCGACGCCGCCCCTGGAACGGGTTCCGGCCCTCTATCTTTGGAGCGCCCTCGCCAAAGCCCAACAGCTGGGGCGATTGCCTCTCGGCCATGCCAACATTTTTTGGCGGGCGCTTTCCACCACAGGGCAGGAGCCGAGCCTGCCCTACCTGGAGCTGCGCCAGCAGCAAAATATTTTCATCCGAGGCTTGGCGTATTTTCGTGGAAACCAGATGATCGGTACCCTGAACCCCTGGGAGGTCGGGGTGTTCATGACGGTGAAGGGTCTCAACCCCGCGGGGTACAGCGCCTATGTCCAGGTGCCCGGCACGGGTCAGTTTGTCATGATTCGGTCCACTTTGAGGAAATCCCATCTCGAGGTTTTTTGGGCGCAAAACCGGCCAGGCATCCGGGTGCGCAGTCATGTGGAAGCGATGGCATTGGAGAAAACCGGGAGACAAATCAATCTCAGTTCCGTGGCTCAGATGCGGGCTGTGGAAGCTTCGGCCGCCCGGGATCTGACTCGGGAGATCCAGGATCTGATTGGCCGGACCCAGCGGGACCGGTGTGACATCTTCGGCTTTGGCGAGTTGGTTCGGGCCCAGATGTACGACTATTGGCAGCACAACGTCCGCACCAAAGCGGATTGGGACCGGATCTATGCCGAGATGCCGGTGGAAGTGGAGGTAACCGTGAATCTGCGCCGCACGGGCACGTTGAACCGGTAA